One genomic window of Corythoichthys intestinalis isolate RoL2023-P3 chromosome 18, ASM3026506v1, whole genome shotgun sequence includes the following:
- the pou4f4 gene encoding brain-specific homeobox/POU domain protein 3-like, whose translation MMSMNSKQPFSMHPILHEPKYTPLHSSSEAIRRACLPTPSLQGNIFAGFDETLLQRAEALAAVDIVAQKSHPFKPDATYHTMTTMTSMTCTPTSSSAHLHHPSVLSSHHHPAHHHQPAQGLEGDLLEHLTPGISLGGMAGSDVCSTASHMSAINHMQHHHHHHHHHAQSMNMHAHGLASHGSLGGAAGVVGGGGGGGPAGGDAEPDPRELESFAERFKQRRIKLGVTQADVGAALANLKIPGVGCLSQSTICRFESLTLSHNNMVALKPILEAWLEEAERAQREKMAKPEIFSGGDKKRKRTSIAAPEKRSLEAYFAVQPRPSSEKIAAIAEKLDLKKNVVRVWFCNQRQKQKRMKFSATH comes from the exons ATGATGTCGATGAACAGCAAGCAGCCGTTCAGCATGCACCCCATCCTGCATGAACCCAAGTACACGCCGCTGCACTCCAGCTCCGAGGCCATCCGTCGGGCCTGCCTGCCCACGCCATCG CTCCAGGGCAATATCTTCGCCGGCTTCGACGAGACGCTCCTGCAGCGGGCCGAGGCCCTGGCCGCCGTGGACATCGTGGCCCAGAAGAGCCACCCGTTCAAGCCGGACGCCACGTATCACACCATGACCACCATGACCAGCATGACGTGCACGCCCACGTCGTCGTCGGCTCACCTGCACCACCCGTCGGTATTGAGCTCGCACCACCACCCGGCGCATCACCATCAGCCGGCGCAGGGCTTGGAGGGCGACCTGCTGGAGCACCTGACGCCCGGCATCTCCCTGGGCGGCATGGCCGGCTCGGACGTGTGCTCCACGGCTTCGCACATGAGCGCCATCAACCACATGcagcaccaccaccaccatcacCACCACCACGCGCAGTCCATGAACATGCACGCGCACGGCTTGGCCTCGCACGGGTCCCTCGGAGGCGCCGCGGGAGTGGTGGGAGGCGGCGGCGGAGGAGGCCCGGCGGGAGGCGACGCGGAGCCCGACCCCCGGGAGCTGGAGTCGTTCGCTGAACGCTTCAAACAGCGGCGCATCAAACTCGGCGTGACGCAGGCGGACGTGGGCGCGGCGCTGGCCAACCTCAAGATCCCAGGCGTGGGCTGCCTGAGCCAGAGCACCATCTGCCGGTTCGAATCCCTGACGCTGTCGCATAACAATATGGTGGCGCTCAAACCCATCCTCGAGGCCTGGCTGGAGGAGGCGGAGAGGGCGCAGCGCGAGAAGATGGCCAAGCCGGAGATCTTCAGCGGCGGTGACAAGAAGCGCAAACGCACGTCTATCGCGGCCCCGGAGAAGCGCTCACTGGAGGCCTACTTCGCAGTGCAGCCGCGGCCCTCGTCGGAGAAGATTGCCGCTATCGCCGAGAAGCTGGACCTGAAAAAGAACGTGGTGCGAGTTTGGTTCTGCAACCAGAGGCAGAAACAGAAGCGCATGAAGTTTTCGGCCACGCACTAA